In Natronolimnobius baerhuensis, a single window of DNA contains:
- a CDS encoding trimeric intracellular cation channel family protein: MSQDLLVTLFGDPFAVMNTIGLIAFALVGSSKAIREEFDVFGIAIVGLAMAFAGGVTRDLLVNRVPLALQLPIEIALGLFGVGLAIVLSAVLTEPDTHPITLISDAIGLAAFATTGAIVATEAGISAIGVVAIATINAAGGGAVADILLDRAPFILFDDFYASCAVLGGTSYFVVDSLGGASATAAATCAAVTVLTRLIAVTYGWSLPSVQDLGLNTK; the protein is encoded by the coding sequence GTGAGTCAGGACCTTCTCGTAACGCTCTTTGGCGACCCGTTTGCCGTCATGAACACCATCGGGCTAATTGCGTTCGCGCTCGTGGGGTCGTCGAAGGCGATCCGCGAAGAGTTCGACGTGTTTGGAATCGCTATCGTCGGACTGGCGATGGCGTTCGCTGGCGGCGTCACACGGGACCTCCTCGTCAACCGTGTCCCGCTGGCGTTGCAACTCCCGATTGAAATCGCGCTCGGACTGTTCGGCGTCGGCTTAGCGATTGTGCTGAGCGCTGTGTTGACCGAGCCAGATACGCATCCGATCACGCTGATTTCGGACGCGATTGGACTCGCCGCGTTTGCGACCACCGGGGCAATCGTCGCAACTGAAGCGGGTATTTCAGCGATTGGGGTCGTCGCGATTGCGACGATTAACGCCGCCGGTGGCGGTGCAGTCGCCGATATCCTGTTGGATCGTGCCCCGTTCATCCTCTTTGACGATTTCTACGCAAGTTGTGCGGTCCTCGGTGGAACCTCATACTTCGTCGTCGATAGTCTCGGAGGCGCAAGCGCCACCGCAGCGGCGACCTGTGCTGCCGTCACCGTCCTCACCCGGCTGATCGCCGTAACCTACGGATGGTCTCTCCCCTCCGTCCAAGATCTTGGATTGAACACCAAGTGA
- a CDS encoding SDR family oxidoreductase, whose protein sequence is MTTPNDFDLDGTVCVITGGSGVLGSAMAKTIGENGGTVVLLARGEEKLAAASDELAERDIEHSTIPASVLDRAELDAAAETVVEEYGRIDVLINGAGGNHPDATTGADTSFFDLPKEGLEQVTNVNFVGTVLASQAFGKHMVEQGEGTILNVSSMNAFTPLTKIPGYSGAKAAVSNFTEWLAVHMAQEYSPDIRVNAIAPGFFLTEQNRYLLIDEDTGEYTDRGQSIIDHTPQGRFGDPEDLATTVCWLLAPGAEFITGTVIPIDGGFSAFSGV, encoded by the coding sequence ATGACAACCCCAAACGACTTCGATCTTGATGGCACGGTGTGCGTCATAACGGGCGGCTCAGGCGTCCTCGGGTCGGCAATGGCGAAAACTATCGGCGAAAACGGTGGCACGGTCGTCCTTCTCGCACGCGGCGAAGAGAAACTGGCAGCAGCCAGCGACGAACTCGCCGAGCGAGATATAGAACACAGTACGATCCCGGCGTCGGTCCTCGACCGCGCGGAACTGGACGCGGCCGCCGAAACCGTCGTCGAGGAGTACGGACGTATCGACGTCCTCATCAACGGCGCGGGTGGCAACCACCCCGATGCAACGACCGGAGCGGACACCTCCTTTTTCGACCTCCCGAAAGAGGGCCTCGAGCAGGTGACGAACGTCAACTTCGTTGGGACAGTTCTTGCATCGCAGGCCTTCGGGAAGCACATGGTCGAGCAGGGCGAGGGTACCATCCTGAACGTCTCGTCGATGAACGCCTTTACCCCGCTGACCAAGATTCCGGGCTATTCGGGCGCAAAGGCCGCTGTCTCGAACTTCACCGAGTGGCTGGCTGTCCACATGGCACAGGAGTACTCGCCGGATATTCGCGTCAATGCGATTGCACCCGGGTTCTTCCTCACGGAGCAGAACCGCTATCTGTTGATCGATGAGGATACGGGCGAGTACACCGACCGTGGCCAGTCGATCATCGACCACACCCCACAGGGCCGGTTCGGTGACCCGGAAGATCTCGCGACGACAGTCTGCTGGCTGCTCGCACCGGGTGCGGAGTTCATCACCGGAACTGTCATTCCGATTGATGGCGGGTTCTCGGCGTTCAGCGGCGTCTAA